One region of Verrucomicrobiia bacterium genomic DNA includes:
- a CDS encoding DMT family protein, with the protein MNLPIVYRTVVLLTCSNTFMTFAWYAHLRNWGDKKWYIAALLSWGIALFEYLLQVPANRIGYTTMSLAQLKVTQEIITLAVFAPFAYFYMRQPLKLDFLWAGLCLIGAAYFMFRG; encoded by the coding sequence ATGAATTTACCCATCGTTTACCGGACCGTGGTGCTGTTGACCTGCTCAAACACCTTCATGACCTTTGCGTGGTACGCCCACTTGCGAAACTGGGGGGACAAGAAGTGGTATATCGCCGCGCTCCTGAGCTGGGGGATTGCGTTGTTCGAGTATCTGCTCCAGGTCCCCGCCAACCGCATCGGCTACACCACGATGAGCCTGGCGCAATTGAAAGTGACGCAGGAAATCATCACGCTCGCCGTGTTCGCGCCGTTTGCCTATTTTTATATGCGCCAACCGCTCAAGCTCGATTTCCTGTGGGCGGGTCTCTGCCTCATCGGCGCCGCGTACTTTATGTTCCGCGGGTAA
- a CDS encoding alcohol dehydrogenase: protein MAKMRVAQISRPKGPFEIVEREIPTPRAGSVRIKVQACGVCHSDVLAKEGLMPGIQYPRVPGHEVIGLVDAVGPEVAGWTPGERVGVGWNGGYCSHCDNCRRGDFFACQTSTQITGITTDGGYADYMIAPAEAVARVPEGLSEVDGAPLMCAGVTTFNALRNSGARGGDLVAVLGIGGLGHLGVQFAVKMGFKTVAIARGKDKEPLARQLGAWHYIDSQSQDPAVELTKLGGAKVVLATVTNGDAMSATLGGLASRGTLMILGAPPMLSISPFPMIGGMLSVRGWYSGTSIDSQDTLSFSVLSGVRSMNEVFPLERVSEAYDRMMSGKARFRVVLTTGQ from the coding sequence ATGGCGAAGATGCGAGTGGCACAAATTTCCCGCCCCAAAGGGCCATTTGAGATTGTCGAACGAGAAATTCCAACACCCCGCGCCGGATCGGTGCGCATTAAGGTCCAGGCTTGTGGCGTTTGCCACAGTGATGTGCTGGCCAAGGAAGGTTTGATGCCGGGCATCCAATACCCGCGAGTTCCCGGGCATGAGGTCATCGGGCTGGTGGATGCGGTCGGTCCCGAGGTCGCTGGTTGGACGCCGGGCGAGCGGGTGGGTGTGGGCTGGAACGGCGGATACTGCAGCCACTGTGATAATTGCCGGCGGGGAGATTTTTTTGCCTGCCAGACATCCACGCAGATCACGGGGATCACCACCGACGGCGGTTACGCAGATTATATGATCGCGCCGGCCGAAGCGGTGGCGCGCGTGCCCGAGGGATTGTCGGAGGTCGATGGCGCCCCGTTGATGTGCGCGGGTGTGACGACCTTTAACGCGCTACGCAATAGCGGCGCGCGCGGAGGGGATCTGGTCGCGGTGTTGGGGATCGGCGGGCTGGGCCATCTCGGCGTGCAGTTTGCGGTCAAGATGGGATTCAAGACAGTGGCGATTGCGCGCGGCAAGGACAAGGAACCGCTAGCCCGTCAGCTCGGTGCATGGCATTACATTGACAGCCAATCACAGGACCCGGCGGTGGAACTGACGAAACTGGGCGGCGCGAAAGTTGTGCTGGCGACTGTGACGAACGGCGATGCGATGAGCGCCACGCTTGGTGGCCTGGCGTCGCGCGGGACGCTGATGATCCTGGGTGCGCCGCCGATGCTGTCGATATCCCCATTCCCGATGATTGGCGGAATGCTGTCGGTCAGGGGCTGGTATTCCGGCACGTCGATCGATTCGCAGGATACGCTTTCGTTCAGCGTGCTTTCCGGCGTGCGGTCGATGAATGAAGTCTTCCCACTGGAGCGGGTGAGCGAAGCCTACGACCGCATGATGAGCGGGAAGGCGCGGTTTCGCGTCGTCCTCACCACGGGACAGTAA
- a CDS encoding DUF971 domain-containing protein encodes MKPKNIETVNNILAIVWEDGHESYFDFETLRRACPCAMCKGETNVMVEYKPPPQKLTPASFELRGWQYVGGYAIQPQWGDGHASGILSFQYLRDLDPDAPRKQVTR; translated from the coding sequence GTGAAGCCAAAAAACATTGAGACCGTGAACAACATCCTCGCCATCGTGTGGGAGGATGGGCATGAGAGCTATTTCGACTTCGAAACGCTGCGCCGCGCCTGTCCGTGCGCGATGTGCAAGGGCGAGACGAACGTCATGGTCGAGTATAAACCGCCTCCGCAGAAGCTCACGCCCGCGAGTTTTGAATTGCGCGGCTGGCAGTACGTCGGCGGTTACGCCATCCAACCGCAATGGGGCGACGGCCACGCTTCGGGTATCCTCTCGTTCCAGTATCTGCGTGACCTCGACCCCGACGCGCCGCGAAAACAAGTCACGCGGTAA
- a CDS encoding DUF5069 domain-containing protein, translating into MNAPKLQALVKDLRKQPPPSPHEKLGGYVIAMRSLVKCRAFLLGINGEYNFHPCGLSAFLWQFTGIAPTPFKEFVATGASDDEVAQWLREQSKVKDAAAIIRWNHEMKCKLLSELADSYLEYYETYIPRFCPHPNRVRFFFDVYDDEEGRL; encoded by the coding sequence ATGAATGCCCCCAAGCTCCAGGCCCTTGTCAAAGACCTTCGCAAACAACCACCGCCCAGCCCGCACGAAAAACTCGGCGGTTATGTGATTGCCATGCGCAGCCTCGTGAAATGCCGGGCGTTCCTGCTGGGCATCAACGGCGAATACAATTTTCACCCGTGCGGCCTTTCGGCGTTCCTGTGGCAGTTCACAGGAATTGCGCCCACGCCGTTCAAGGAATTCGTCGCGACCGGAGCGAGCGACGACGAAGTGGCACAATGGTTGCGCGAGCAGTCCAAGGTGAAGGATGCCGCGGCGATCATCCGTTGGAACCACGAGATGAAGTGCAAGCTGCTCAGCGAATTGGCGGACAGTTACCTCGAATACTACGAGACGTACATCCCGCGATTCTGTCCGCATCCGAACCGGGTGCGGTTCTTCTTCGACGTGTACGACGACGAAGAGGGCCGTCTGTGA
- a CDS encoding GNAT family N-acetyltransferase: MNVTLKQATTAQAKAIAKLRMATHEKLTRDFGRGPWTSTVTEKGVLYAMRTGRVYIVRDARTIIGTLQLTTKKPWSIDRSYFTKCQRPLYLLAMAVEPDRQRHGVGRAMLEDVKRVVKVWPGDAIWLDVYDLPGGAGEFYAKCGYREMGHVTYRGVPLIYYEMPL; encoded by the coding sequence GTGAACGTCACGCTGAAACAGGCGACGACGGCACAGGCCAAAGCCATTGCGAAGTTGCGGATGGCGACCCATGAGAAGCTCACGCGTGATTTCGGGCGCGGGCCCTGGACGTCAACCGTGACCGAGAAAGGCGTCTTGTACGCCATGCGCACCGGCCGTGTTTACATCGTTCGAGACGCGCGAACGATCATCGGGACGCTTCAATTGACCACGAAGAAGCCGTGGTCGATCGATCGGTCATACTTCACGAAATGTCAACGACCGCTCTATCTTCTCGCGATGGCCGTAGAACCCGATCGGCAAAGGCACGGTGTCGGCCGCGCCATGCTGGAGGATGTAAAACGCGTCGTCAAGGTGTGGCCGGGTGACGCCATTTGGCTCGATGTCTACGATTTGCCCGGTGGCGCCGGCGAATTCTACGCCAAGTGCGGCTACCGGGAAATGGGGCACGTCACCTACCGCGGCGTGCCGCTGATCTACTACGAGATGCCTCTGTAG